From bacterium:
CCAGGATCGGTGGCGCCGGGGCGGCTATCGGGTCAACTCCTCTCGGATGCGTCGGGTGCCCGCCACCATCGAGGTCAATTTGGCGACCGTCTCCTCGATTGTCCGGGTCTTCAGGCCGCAGTCCGGCGTGACGTAGATCTGCTCGAGCGGGATCACCTTCAGCGACCGGCGGATCCCGTCGGCCACCTCCTCGGGCGTCTCCGCGCGGTGGCTGTGGGCATCGAGCACCCCCAGGCCGATATCTTTGGTGAACCGCGGGGTCCGAAACGTCTCCAGCAGCGCGAAGTCGTCGTTCTTGAGGGCGAGGTCGATCTGATTCACGGCCAAGCGCAGCATCGCCGGATAGATCCGCGGCACGTCCCCGTAACAGACGTGGGTGATCGTGTAGGCGGAGAGCCCCCGGGTCACCATCGCCATCGCCTCAACGGCGAGATCGAAATCTTCGTCCGGCCGCGTGTGGATGGCGGGCTCGTCGATCTGGATGTACCGGGCCCCGGCGCGCTCAAGGTCCGCCGCCTCGTCGTGGATGGCCCGGGCGAGATCCAGCACCAGCTCCCGGCGCGTGGGGTAGTGTTCGTTGAACGACCACTCCGCGATCGTGTACGGACCCGTCAGCATCCCCTTCACCGGCCGGGGGGTCAGCCCTTGGGCGAACTTCCACCAGTCCACGGTGACCGGGCCGCGGCGGCCGACCGGCGCCACCACCGCCGGCTTCGGGTAGTACCGGTTGCCGTACGAGCGCACCAGGCCGGGGATGGCGAACCCGTCCATCTGGTCCGCGAAGAACGCGACCATATCCCCGCGGTACATCTCCCCGTCCACCAGGACGTCCAGCCCGATCTCCTCCTGGCGGCGGATCCACTCCTCGGTCGCCTGGCGCTCCAGCGAGCGCAGCTCTTCGTCCGGCAGCTGTTTGCGTGCGTGCTTCCGCCTCGCCTCCAGGATGTACGCCGGCTTGGGGAAGCTTCCGACCGTCGTGGTGAGCAGTGACGTGGTCATGCCGCCTCCTTCCCGGCCCGGCGGACCCCGGCCACCAGGACCTCCAATTTCCGCCGCGCGATCCGGCGGGGCAGGAACTCCAGCCCCGCGCTCGGCCCGACGTGGAGGTGCGGGGCGGGCACGATCTCCGCGGCCCGACGACACGCCTCCGCGATCGCCTCGGGCGTTTCCATCTTGGTATTCCGGGCGTCGAGGATCCCCAGCCCGAGTTGCTTGGTGAACTTCGCCCGGCGGAGCACCTCCCAGTTGCGGGTGCCGGCGACGAAGTCGACGCCGACGATGTCCACGGGGATCTCGAGGATCGCCGGGTACAGCCCGTCGATGTGGCCGAAGTAGGTGTACAGCGCGCGCGTCGCCGTCACCCCGTCCCACAGCACGTCCATCGCCCGCCGAAACAGCGGGAACCGATCGCGGTGTGTGAGCAGCCCAGGTTCGTCCACCTGAATCACCGGCGCGCCGGCCGCGGCCAGCGCCCTAAGCTCGTGGTTGAGGGCCGCGGCGAGGGCCATCACGAACTGGTCGAGGTTTCCGTAGAATTCGTCCCGGCTGAGGACCGCCAGCGTCAGCGGCCCGGTCACCACCGGCTTCACCGGACGCAGGCTGTGGGCGGCGGCGAACCGATAGTCGGCGACCCCGATCGGGCTGCGCCAGCCGATCTCGCCCACCGCCACCGGCTGCCGGTAGTAGACGTTCGTGTCGAAGTACCGCTGCAGGCTGTGGATCTCGAACCCCTCCAGCCCGTGTGCGAAATAGGTTTGGCCGTCCTCCCACCGAATCTGCCCATCGGTGAGGAGGTCGACCCCGGCCTCCGCCATCTCCGCGAGCACCTCGGACGTCACCTCGTCCTCCACCTGGCGCAGATCGGCCGGGGTGATCTCGCCGAGCTGCCGCTTTGCCACGCTCGTCCGCCACCGGCCCGGGGCGGGGGGATCGGGAATCTTCGGGTAGCTGCCCACAACCGTCGTCTTCAACTGCTGCACCTCCGGCCCGCATGCGCGGGGGAATTCGGTGGACTTTCCGCCGGCGACGGACCACCACGCCCGCCGCCCGCGCTCACGCCAGCACCTCACGGGCGATCAGCATCCGCTGCACTTCCGAGGTCCCCTCACCGATCTCGCAGAGCTTCACGTCCCGGTAGATCCGCTCGACCGGATAGTCCTTGATGAACCCGTACCCGCCGTGGATCTGCACCGCCCGGGTCGCCGCCCGCGCGGCGGCCTCCGACGCGTACAGCTTCGCCATCGAACTCTGCTCACGATACGGCAGCCCCCGATCGGCACGTGACGCCGCCTCCATCACCAGGAGTTCGGCGGCGTCCAGTTCGGTCGCCATGTCGGCGACCATCCACTGGATGGCCTGAAACTCCGCGATCGGCCGACCGAACGCCCGCCGCTCTCCCGCGTACGCCACCGCCGCGTCGAGCGCCGCCCGCCCCAACCCCAGCGACATCGCGCCGATCCCGATCCGGCCGCCCTCCAGCACGCGCAGCGCGTCGCGGTACCCTTCGCCCGGCTCCCCGAGCATCTGCGCCGCCGGGACGGCGCAGTCTTCCAGGACGACCTCCGCGGTGTCGCTCGACCGGACGCCGAGCTTGTCCTCGTGCTTCCCGACCCGCAACCCGGGGGTGCCGCGCTCCACGACGAAGGCGGAGATCCCACGCGGTCCCGCCTCGGGGTGCGTCCGGGCCATGATGACGTAGGCGCCGGCGATGCTGCCCTGCGTCACGAACACCTTTGTCCCGTTCAGCACCCACCGGTCGCCCCGGCGCTCCGCCCGCGTGACCAGCGCGGCGGCGTCGCTGCCCGAGCCCGGCTCGGTCAGCCCCCACGCCCCGAGCGCCTCACCGCTGGCCAGTCGCGGCAGGTAGGCCCGCTTCTGCGCCTCGGTTCCCGCGCGCACGAGGTGCCCCGCGCACAGCGAGTTGTGAGAGGCCACGGTGAGCGCGATCCCGCCATCCCCCCAGGCCAGGGCCTCGATCGCCAGCGCCGTGCTCACCGCATCGAGGCCGGTGCCGCCGTAGGCCTGAGGGATCACCATCCCGAACAGCCCCAGCCTCGCCAAACTCGGAATCAGCGAGACCGGAAACGCCCCCTCGGCGTCCCACCGCCGGGCATGCGGACGCAGCTCGCGGGCGGCAAACTCCCGGAGGGTATCGTGGATCAGCCGCTGCTCGTCGGTGTAGTCGAATCGCACGCCATGCTCCCGCCGCGCCCGACGACCAAATGAAAAGCCCCTCATGCCGTTCCATGAGAGACCCAGGGTTCCTTCCGACCTACCCCTTCCCGACCGGGACGTCGGGCCTCCGGCTCGGGCCGTTCAGAAGGGCGCGGCTTCGACCGCCTTGATCTCCGGGACCTGTTCCTTCAGCATGCGCTCCACACCGGCCTGGAGCGTCATCATCGAGTACATGCACCCCACACACGACCCCGCCAGCCGGATCTGCACGATCCCGTCGACGATGTCCACCAACTCGAGATCGCCGCCGTCCTGCTGCACGGCCGGGCGGATCTGGTCGAGGACCTTCTCCACTCGAGCGTGGAGGTCGTCGACGTCCGCGGTCGCCTGCCCGGTGGGCCGGTCCATCGCCTACTCCCCCGCCTCGGCTTCCTCGCCGCAGGGGTCGGCGTGCCCCGCCTCATCAGCGGTCTTGAACGAGTGCCCGCACCCGCAGGTGGCCACGGCGTTCGGGTTGCGGATCGCAAACCCGGTCGCGGTCACCGAATTGACGTAATCGACCTCCGACCCGCGCAGCAACCTCGCGCTGGTCCGGTCCACCAGGAGGCGCACCCCACCCCGCTCGATGACCTCGTCGTCGGCTTCGGGCGAGTCGAACGTCATCCCGTAGGAAAATCCGTCGCACCCGCCCGGCTGAATGAAGACCCGGAAGCAGAGGTTCGGATCGTCCTGCTCCGCCAGCATCTCCTTCAGCTTGGCGACCGCGCTCTCCGTGAGCAACACCGTTGGACGCCCGACTTCAACCGACATCGTGTGTCACCCCGTCTGATTGAACTGCCCTACATTGCTCCTCAATTGTATCTATGCACCGTCCGGTTTGTCAAACCGCGTTTGTCAAGCCGACGAGGCCTGTGCTACAATCCAGTCGATTTTCCGACGGGAACCCGCTCCCGAGGAGGCCCGACGCGTGCGACAGACACTCACCGCGGCCAAGGCGTTCACCACGACCCTCACGGTGCCGACGCGCGACCCGGTGGAGATCGTCAACCTCACCGACCAGATTCAATCGCTCGCGGAGATGCGCGAGATCGTCCGCGGATTCGTGCTGGTGCACAGCCTGCACACCACCACGGGACTGTGCCTGAATGAGTTTCAGGAAGCCCTGCTCCACGACATCAAAGCGTTTCTCGCGCGCCTGGCCCCGCGGGACGGGGGGTACCGCCACAACGACCCCGCCTTCTCCGACGACACTCGCAACAACGCCGCCAGCCACCTCGGCGCCATCACCCTCGGGCAGACGCTGCAGATCCCGATCGAGCAGGGAACCCTGGTCCTCGGCACCTGGCAGCGGATCCTGTTCTGCGAGCTCGACGGTCCGCAGACCCGCCGCGTGTACGTCCAGGTGATGGGGGTCTAACGCTCGGCTACTCGGTCGGCAGCTGCGCGTTCACCCAGGCCAGGATTCCGCCCGCCAGGTTCACCGCCTTGCCGTATCCCTGCTCGCGCAGCAGCGTCACGATCTTTCCGCTCCGCCCGCCGGACCGGCAGTAGATCACGGCCGGCGTCCCCTTGTCGATCTCCCGCAGGCGGGCGACCACCTCGCCCATCGGGATCAGCCGGCAGCTCGGGATGTGGGATTCCTCGTGCTCCCACGGCTCGCGCACGTCGACGAGCTGCACTCCGCCCCGGTCCAGTAGCGCCTTCGCCTCCTGCGGGGTGACCTCAGGGATGTCGACCTTCACCGCCTGAGTCCGATCGTGGGCGGGCATCCCGCAGAACTGCTCGTAGTCGATCAGCGCGCGAATCGTCGGCCGGTCACCGCACACCGGACATTCCGGGTTCCGGTTCCACCGCACGACCCGCGTCTCTCCCTCCAGGGCATCGAAGATCAGCAGCCGGTTGGCGAGCGTCTCCCCGGCTCCCAGCAATAGCTTCATCGCCTCCAGCGCCTGCCGGCTCCCCATGAACCCGCACAGCGCGCCGAGGATCCCACCCTCGGCACAGCTCGGCACGGCGCCGGGAGGCGGCGGGGTCGGGAACAGACAGCGGTAGCATCCCCGGCCGGGCACGAACGTCGTCGCCTGCCCCTCCCACTTCAGGATGCTCGCGTCGACGAGCGGCTTGCCGAGCAGCACGCAGGCGTCGTTGATGAGGTAGCGGGTCGGAAAGTTGTCGCTGCCGTTGATCACCACATCGTAGGGGCGGATGGTGTCCATGGCATTGGCGCTCGTCAGCACGGTCTGGTAGGTCACGACGGTCACGTCGGGGTTGAGGCCGGTGAGCGTCCGGCGTGCCGATTCGGTTTTGGGCTGTCCGATCGCCGGGGTCGTGTGGAGGATCTGCCGGTGCAGGTTCGTGAGATCCACCTGGTCTCCGTCCACGATCCCCAGGGTGCCGACCCCGGCGGCGGCCAGGTACAGTGCGGTCGGCGACCCCAGCCCGCCGGCGCCGATAATCAGCACCTTGCCGTGGAGCAAACGCGCCTGCCCCGCGATCCCCATCTCCTCCAGGATGATCTGGCGGGAGTACCGCTCCATCTGGCCGGCGGTGAGCAGCGGGGCCTGCGGCTGCGCGCCGGACACCCTCGTCGTGGCCATCTCATACCCTCCGTCCAACCGTCCTGCGGGCTACACCCCACGATAGGGACTGCCCCTTGGGCTGTCAAGAACGGAGAACGCGCGGCGGAGCCCTGCGCTTCCCCCGGCGGCGCGCCCCGCGTGAAGCCTCGGTGCTATAATGTCCCCTGGCCCCCGCCGCGCCGCGGGCCCGCCCCGAGCACGACCGGCGCAGGGCGCGGCGGGGCATAGTAGGGATGGGCAGAAGTTCAAGTGGAGGGTCGCGATGGCTTCGGAGTTGTACGACGTCACCATTCTCGGCGGCGGTCCGGTCGGATTGTACGCCGCGTATTACGCCGGCTTCCGGACGCTGCGCACGAAGATCGTCGAGAGCCTCAACGCGCTCGGCGGACAGATCACCGCGCTCTATCCCGAGAAGTTGATCTTCGATGTCGCCGGATTTACGCGCGTCATCGGCCGTCAGCTGGTGGACAACCTGGTCGAGCAGGCGATGCAGTACCAGCCCACCGTCTGCTTGGGGGAAACCGTGGAATCGCTGACCACCCTCCCCGATGCCACCCTCGAGCTGAAGACGGGCGCCGCCACCCACCGCAGCCGGACGCTCTTGATCACCGCCGGCATCGGCGCGTTTCATCCGAAGATCTTCAAAAATCCGCAGATCGACGGGTTCGACGGCCGGGGGCTCTACTACTTCGTGCGCAGCTTCCAGGACTTCAAGGACAAGCGCGTCCTCATCGTCGGCGGCGGAGATTCGGCGGTGGACTGGGCGCTCGGGCTGCTCGGGGTCGCGCGGTCGATCACCCTGATCCACCGACGGGACGAGTTCCGCGCCCACGAGGACTCGGTGCAGAAAATGCTCAAGTCGTCCGCGCAGATCAAGACGTTCTACGAGTTGCGGCGCCTGGAGGGCGGCGCGCAGGTGGAGCGGGCGGTGATCTACCAGAACAAAACGAACGCCGAGGAGACGCTGGAGGTCGACGCCGTCATCGCCTCGCTGGGGTTCCTCAGCACGCTCGGCCCGATCCAGGACTGGGGGCTCGAGCTGGAGCACGACAGCATCCGCGTGAACACCCGGATGGAAACGAATCTCCCCGGGGTCTACGCCGCCGGGGACATCGTCACGTATCCGGGGAAGGTCAAGCTGATCGCGACCGGCTTCGGCGAAGCGGCAACGGCGATCAACAACGCCGCCGGCTACATCAACCCCAAGGCGAGCCTCTTCCCCGGGCACAGCAGCTCGCAGGCGGTGCACGACAAGCAGAAGGCCTCGGTCGGGACGTAAGCCCTCAGCGCGCGCCGGCCCCCGCCGCCTGCTCGTCGGCGTGGTAGCTGCTGCGCACCAGCGGCCCGGACTCGACGTGGCGGAAGCCCATCGTCAGCCCCTCGCGCTTCAGCGCGGCGAACTCGTCGGGATGGTAGTAGCGGACGATCGGCGCGTAATCCCGCCCCGGGCTCAGGTACTGGCCGACCGTCAGGATGTCGCACCCCGCCTCCCGCAGGTCGCGCATCGTGTCCAGCACCTCCGCCCACCCCTCGCCGAGCCCCACCATCATCCCGCTCTTGGTGAGCCCGCGTCCGCCCCACGCCTTCGCCCTGGCGAGGAGATCGAGCGAGCGCCGGTAGTCCCCGCCGGCGCGGACCGCCCGGAACAGCCTGGGCACCGTCTCGATGTTGTGGTTGAGGATGTCCGGCCCGGCGTCGAGCACGGTGCGCAGCGCCGCGGGGTCGCCCTTGAAATCGGGGATCAGGACTTCCACCGAGCAGGCGGGCCGGCGCTCCCGCAGCAGCCGGATCGTCCGGGCGAAGAGCGCGGCGCCGCCGTCGCGGAGATCGTCGCGGTCCACCGAGGTGATGACGACGTGGCGAAGCCCCATCGCGGTCACCGCCTCGGCCACCCGCTCCGGCTCCTGGGCGTCCACTTCCGTCGGCAGCCCGTGGGCGATCGCGCAGTAGGCGCAGTGCCGGGTGCAGACATTGCCGAGGATCAGAAACGTCGCCGTCCCCCGCTCCCAGCAGTCCCCGATGTTGGGGCAGCGCGCTTCCTCGCACACGGTGTGCAGCGCCTGGGTGCGCATGATCCCCACCAGCTCCCGGAAATGGGGGCCGGTGGACAGCTTCACCTTGAGCCACTCAGGCCGTCGCCGTTCGTTCATCGTCCCTCCGCGCCGCCGGTCCCCGCCGGGGAACGACGGCCCACCTAGAATTCGGGGGAGTCCCCCACCGGCGTGAACCCCTCCACCTGCTGCTTGATATGACCGAGGAACTGCATCCCCACGGCGCCGTCGAAGATTCGATGGTCGAACGCCAGCCCCAGGTACATCATCTCGCGGACGGCGATCCCCTCCCCCACCACCACCGGGCGCCGCACGATCGCGTCGGTGGCCAGGATCGCCGCCTGCGGATGGTTGATGATCGGCATCGACATCACCGACCCGAACACCCCGGCGTTGGTCAGCGTGAACGTGCCGCCGGAAACCTCCTCCAGCGTCAGCGTCCCCTCGCGCGCCCGGGTGGAAAGCCGGGCGAGCTCCTTGGCCACGGCCACGACGGGTTTCCGATCCGCGTCCTTGATGACCGGGACGATCAGCCCGTCGGGCACCGCGACGCCCACCCCGAGGTTGATCGCCTGCTTGTACAGGACCCCGTCCGCGGTGAAGGTCGAATTCACCATCGGAAACGCTCGAAGCGCCCGGGCGGCCGCGCAGACGATGAAGGCCGTGATCGAAATGTTCACGCCCTCCCGGGCGCTCCAGGCCGCCTTGTGCGCCTCGCGATGGCGGACGATCCCGGTGACGTCCGCCTCGATGATCCCGTACGCATGCGGGATCTCGCGCTTGCTGCGGGTCATCCGCTCGGCGATCGCCCGGCGGAGCGGGGAGAGCCGGTGGAGTTGGTCGCCCCCGGCGGAGGCGGGCGCGGCCGCCTCCGCCGGGCGCGGGGCGGAAGCGCGGGCGTCGAGGTAGCGGAGGACGTCGTCTTTCGTGATCCGCCCCCCCTCCCCGGTCCCGGAGAGGCCTGCCAGTTCCTGGGCGCTGAGACGGTGCTCCTCCGCCAGCCGGCGGACCAGCGGCGTGAGCTTCACCCCTTCGGGGCGGGGACGCGCCGGGGCGCGACGCTCGCCGTCGTCCGCGGAGCGAGCCGCGGCGGGTGGGACGGACGCGGTCGCCGGAACCGCAGCTCCCTGGACGGCGGCCCCGCCCTGCTCGTCGATCACCGCGATCGCCGTGCCGACGACCACCGTTTCCCCTTCCGCGACCAGAATCGCCCGCAGCAGTCCGGCGGAGGGTGACGGCATCTCCACGTTGACCTTGTCGGTGATCACCTCCACCAACGGCTCGTACTTGGCCACCGCCTCCCCGGGCTGCTTGAGCCACCGGCCGATCGTCCCTTCGTGCACACTCTCGCCGAGCTGGGGCATTTTGATCTCGGTGGGCATCTGCGAAATCCTCCGGACCGCGGACGGGCTAGTAGACCACCAACGCGCGGGCGGCGTCGGCGATCTTATCGGCGGTGAGCATAAACCACGCTTCGA
This genomic window contains:
- a CDS encoding methionine synthase — encoded protein: MTTSLLTTTVGSFPKPAYILEARRKHARKQLPDEELRSLERQATEEWIRRQEEIGLDVLVDGEMYRGDMVAFFADQMDGFAIPGLVRSYGNRYYPKPAVVAPVGRRGPVTVDWWKFAQGLTPRPVKGMLTGPYTIAEWSFNEHYPTRRELVLDLARAIHDEAADLERAGARYIQIDEPAIHTRPDEDFDLAVEAMAMVTRGLSAYTITHVCYGDVPRIYPAMLRLAVNQIDLALKNDDFALLETFRTPRFTKDIGLGVLDAHSHRAETPEEVADGIRRSLKVIPLEQIYVTPDCGLKTRTIEETVAKLTSMVAGTRRIREELTR
- a CDS encoding methylcobamide--CoM methyltransferase yields the protein MKTTVVGSYPKIPDPPAPGRWRTSVAKRQLGEITPADLRQVEDEVTSEVLAEMAEAGVDLLTDGQIRWEDGQTYFAHGLEGFEIHSLQRYFDTNVYYRQPVAVGEIGWRSPIGVADYRFAAAHSLRPVKPVVTGPLTLAVLSRDEFYGNLDQFVMALAAALNHELRALAAAGAPVIQVDEPGLLTHRDRFPLFRRAMDVLWDGVTATRALYTYFGHIDGLYPAILEIPVDIVGVDFVAGTRNWEVLRRAKFTKQLGLGILDARNTKMETPEAIAEACRRAAEIVPAPHLHVGPSAGLEFLPRRIARRKLEVLVAGVRRAGKEAA
- a CDS encoding acyl-CoA dehydrogenase family protein, producing MRFDYTDEQRLIHDTLREFAARELRPHARRWDAEGAFPVSLIPSLARLGLFGMVIPQAYGGTGLDAVSTALAIEALAWGDGGIALTVASHNSLCAGHLVRAGTEAQKRAYLPRLASGEALGAWGLTEPGSGSDAAALVTRAERRGDRWVLNGTKVFVTQGSIAGAYVIMARTHPEAGPRGISAFVVERGTPGLRVGKHEDKLGVRSSDTAEVVLEDCAVPAAQMLGEPGEGYRDALRVLEGGRIGIGAMSLGLGRAALDAAVAYAGERRAFGRPIAEFQAIQWMVADMATELDAAELLVMEAASRADRGLPYREQSSMAKLYASEAAARAATRAVQIHGGYGFIKDYPVERIYRDVKLCEIGEGTSEVQRMLIAREVLA
- a CDS encoding NifU family protein: MDRPTGQATADVDDLHARVEKVLDQIRPAVQQDGGDLELVDIVDGIVQIRLAGSCVGCMYSMMTLQAGVERMLKEQVPEIKAVEAAPF
- a CDS encoding iron-sulfur cluster assembly accessory protein; the protein is MSVEVGRPTVLLTESAVAKLKEMLAEQDDPNLCFRVFIQPGGCDGFSYGMTFDSPEADDEVIERGGVRLLVDRTSARLLRGSEVDYVNSVTATGFAIRNPNAVATCGCGHSFKTADEAGHADPCGEEAEAGE
- a CDS encoding secondary thiamine-phosphate synthase enzyme YjbQ; the encoded protein is MRQTLTAAKAFTTTLTVPTRDPVEIVNLTDQIQSLAEMREIVRGFVLVHSLHTTTGLCLNEFQEALLHDIKAFLARLAPRDGGYRHNDPAFSDDTRNNAASHLGAITLGQTLQIPIEQGTLVLGTWQRILFCELDGPQTRRVYVQVMGV
- the moeB gene encoding molybdopterin-synthase adenylyltransferase MoeB, coding for MATTRVSGAQPQAPLLTAGQMERYSRQIILEEMGIAGQARLLHGKVLIIGAGGLGSPTALYLAAAGVGTLGIVDGDQVDLTNLHRQILHTTPAIGQPKTESARRTLTGLNPDVTVVTYQTVLTSANAMDTIRPYDVVINGSDNFPTRYLINDACVLLGKPLVDASILKWEGQATTFVPGRGCYRCLFPTPPPPGAVPSCAEGGILGALCGFMGSRQALEAMKLLLGAGETLANRLLIFDALEGETRVVRWNRNPECPVCGDRPTIRALIDYEQFCGMPAHDRTQAVKVDIPEVTPQEAKALLDRGGVQLVDVREPWEHEESHIPSCRLIPMGEVVARLREIDKGTPAVIYCRSGGRSGKIVTLLREQGYGKAVNLAGGILAWVNAQLPTE
- a CDS encoding NAD(P)/FAD-dependent oxidoreductase, yielding MASELYDVTILGGGPVGLYAAYYAGFRTLRTKIVESLNALGGQITALYPEKLIFDVAGFTRVIGRQLVDNLVEQAMQYQPTVCLGETVESLTTLPDATLELKTGAATHRSRTLLITAGIGAFHPKIFKNPQIDGFDGRGLYYFVRSFQDFKDKRVLIVGGGDSAVDWALGLLGVARSITLIHRRDEFRAHEDSVQKMLKSSAQIKTFYELRRLEGGAQVERAVIYQNKTNAEETLEVDAVIASLGFLSTLGPIQDWGLELEHDSIRVNTRMETNLPGVYAAGDIVTYPGKVKLIATGFGEAATAINNAAGYINPKASLFPGHSSSQAVHDKQKASVGT
- the lipA gene encoding lipoyl synthase codes for the protein MNERRRPEWLKVKLSTGPHFRELVGIMRTQALHTVCEEARCPNIGDCWERGTATFLILGNVCTRHCAYCAIAHGLPTEVDAQEPERVAEAVTAMGLRHVVITSVDRDDLRDGGAALFARTIRLLRERRPACSVEVLIPDFKGDPAALRTVLDAGPDILNHNIETVPRLFRAVRAGGDYRRSLDLLARAKAWGGRGLTKSGMMVGLGEGWAEVLDTMRDLREAGCDILTVGQYLSPGRDYAPIVRYYHPDEFAALKREGLTMGFRHVESGPLVRSSYHADEQAAGAGAR
- a CDS encoding dihydrolipoamide acetyltransferase family protein; its protein translation is MPTEIKMPQLGESVHEGTIGRWLKQPGEAVAKYEPLVEVITDKVNVEMPSPSAGLLRAILVAEGETVVVGTAIAVIDEQGGAAVQGAAVPATASVPPAAARSADDGERRAPARPRPEGVKLTPLVRRLAEEHRLSAQELAGLSGTGEGGRITKDDVLRYLDARASAPRPAEAAAPASAGGDQLHRLSPLRRAIAERMTRSKREIPHAYGIIEADVTGIVRHREAHKAAWSAREGVNISITAFIVCAAARALRAFPMVNSTFTADGVLYKQAINLGVGVAVPDGLIVPVIKDADRKPVVAVAKELARLSTRAREGTLTLEEVSGGTFTLTNAGVFGSVMSMPIINHPQAAILATDAIVRRPVVVGEGIAVREMMYLGLAFDHRIFDGAVGMQFLGHIKQQVEGFTPVGDSPEF